CGCGATGCAGCGCGATGCAACACGATGCGCCGGTCGATGAGATGCGATGAGATGCGAATCGATCatgcgatggcgatgagatCCGATTGATTCCAGATTGCAGATTCCAGATCGCCGGCCACTCGGCACTTCGAAATCGCCGCGATTGGCTTACGCCGACTTAAATTCGATAGTTTCCCGCCCTAACAATCCAGAATGAATGGGCTGGCAAACTTGGCAGCGCGACCCCTCTGCCTGATTGCTCGGTTGTCTCTTCCAAGCCAATCAGTGTAATCCACGACACCGCGTCTAATCGCTCTTCAACATTCGAGGACCCCACTCGTGACTGCAGCAAGTGGTGGGTCCATCTTGGGAATGCAGtggtggaaatggaatggaaTGTTGGCGTCTGGCAGGGACGGACGTGGCCTCCATCAAACTGACTCCCTCCCACTGGCAGGAATAACGCCCTgtaccagcagcaacaaaaaGCGTACCATGGTCCAGCACAAGAACCATGTTTCAGCCACGCGCGAAGCGATCGATCAGCAGGCGTACTCGACTAGGCCAGCAGCTCATTGGGGTCCAGATCCAAGGTTCACTCCAAACCTTCCCAGGGTCCGGAATTCGATCGTTGAGTTTTTTGAAAATCGGGGGATCCCTGTCTGCTCATGGCGATCGTTGCGTCTTTCTATGCTCAGTATATCCAAATCAATAGTACAAATAAAATCGATTTATTCGCGTTACATAACCGGTAAGTTTGCGATCACAGTTGCCAATCTCGAAGCAAAGTCTATTCAAGATGCCCTTTTTTCCGGCAACATCAAGGGGTATTACGCAGTAATTCCACAGACAAATAAGAACAGACATAAAAAATGGTAGTCCGACAGGTTTGCATGCAATTCCAAACCCGATGAAAAAAAGCAGAGCCATGAGAGAGATTCAGCTCGCAGAACGCCTGACACTTCTAAATCCCAAATCCGTTTTCCAACGCCTCGTAATTATGTAATGCTAGCGTGTTAATGACTCCTTGGTGAGACAGAGTCGAGTGCAGTCTTGGGTTTGAGGTTGGACCCCAAGCCCGCTGCTTGTTTAGCGCCCATTTTGCGAGTCAACTTCGCATAGTGTAAGCCGCAGGCATTACACAATGTTCGTGCGCCATCTGGGCCGCGACGCCATTCTGGCGTTTCAGCACGGTTACAGCTATGGCATCGTCCGGGAGGAGCAGCTTTCTAGAGCATTTGTTAGTTATGACTGCTGAGGGcgaaagaaaaataataataataatcaacTGGAACATACACCGCGCCGTTTCTTTGAGTCTGGACCAGCAAATCCGCTGCCCTTAAATTCCTCCTGGTACATCGCCATGCGGTCGTCGTCATGCACTCCAAGCTTAAACGCCTTTCTCTGCGCCATCTGCTCGGCCATGGCATGTTCTTGGTTGTAGACCGCGGTCCTTATGCGCACAAGAGCATCGTGATTCCGCCGTTGAATATTGAGCATTTCTTCGACCTCTTGGAGAGACGGCAGAGAACCCATTACTGGTCCAGACCGGGACTGGTGTGCTTTGTTCGCATAATGTCGTGAGAAGTCCAAAGTTCGGGTGCTCAAGTCAACcatctataatataagttagCGACCGTAAAGACAATGCTGAACTTCATCATATACCTCATTGAGCGATGTCTCAAAATCATAAACATCGAGATGGCGTTTCACGGAGTCATTCGGAGGTCCGGCAAAATGAGGGCCCGTAATTCCAGCTTTTACTTCATCTACCCGGGTACCATAAGGCCGAGCCTCGTATGATGCAGCAGGATATACCGGTGCCCCCGGTGGGGGTTGTGACTGGAACGGGAAAGGCTGTGAAAAACCACCATATCCACCTGGCGAGGCGACACTACCAGCTGAAGGTGGCGCATTATAATCATACGCTGGCCCTGTCTGCGAACCCGATATTGAGGTGATACCTGTGCTTGCACTTTGCGTTGGGGATTTTCCAGAGCTGATGGAATTAAGCGAAGGATTCCGTGACTCCTGTGTATTCAAAGACACTAAACTTGACCGTGATGCTTCCGCCTGTAGTTGTGGCTGGTGTGACATAGATGATTCACGAAGGTAAGAACTTCCATTCGAAAACGGGTTTGGGGGTCCTGATGGCCCTTCCCCACGGCCGAGATTGGTGGAAAGGtgatgcggtggtggtgcactattttgttgttgaggagcagctgatgttggaggtggtgggTATGGTAGAGGGTTGTCATTCCCTAACGCTTCGTGTATAGACGGCAACGACTGCCGCGGtgctttctccttctcatcgtCCGCGCGTCGCGACTCCGGTGGCGAAATATATCCAGGTCCTCCGCTCGTTGGAATCGTCGAGTAGGAATAAGGAAGAGGTTGATTTGGGTACATGGTCGTCGGACTGATGAGGGGGGCTGGAGATGTGGCGGGACCTCTAGAGCCCAGAAAACCGATAGCTGGGAGATGATCTCTTAAAGACGAAGTTGTCAGCGCCATCACGTAAAATATCTGCGAACTGAAATTTGGGCAGAGAATTTACCTGTGCCTATGTCCAGCTTCTAATGACCCCATGATGCGGTGTGTTATTTGAGGTTTCTGGGAAACGAACGGTGCTTGATATAAG
The nucleotide sequence above comes from Aspergillus puulaauensis MK2 DNA, chromosome 3, nearly complete sequence. Encoded proteins:
- the nsdD gene encoding GATA-type sexual development transcription factor NsdD (COG:K;~EggNog:ENOG410PRGP;~InterPro:IPR000679,IPR013088;~PFAM:PF00320;~go_function: GO:0008270 - zinc ion binding [Evidence IEA];~go_function: GO:0043565 - sequence-specific DNA binding [Evidence IEA];~go_process: GO:0006355 - regulation of transcription, DNA-templated [Evidence IEA]), giving the protein MGSLEAGHRHRDHLPAIGFLGSRGPATSPAPLISPTTMYPNQPLPYSYSTIPTSGGPGYISPPESRRADDEKEKAPRQSLPSIHEALGNDNPLPYPPPPTSAAPQQQNSAPPPHHLSTNLGRGEGPSGPPNPFSNGSSYLRESSMSHQPQLQAEASRSSLVSLNTQESRNPSLNSISSGKSPTQSASTGITSISGSQTGPAYDYNAPPSAGSVASPGGYGGFSQPFPFQSQPPPGAPVYPAASYEARPYGTRVDEVKAGITGPHFAGPPNDSVKRHLDVYDFETSLNEMVDLSTRTLDFSRHYANKAHQSRSGPVMGSLPSLQEVEEMLNIQRRNHDALVRIRTAVYNQEHAMAEQMAQRKAFKLGVHDDDRMAMYQEEFKGSGFAGPDSKKRRGKAAPPGRCHSCNRAETPEWRRGPDGARTLCNACGLHYAKLTRKMGAKQAAGLGSNLKPKTALDSVSPRSH